The following proteins are co-located in the Mesorhizobium australicum WSM2073 genome:
- a CDS encoding sugar isomerase domain-containing protein has protein sequence MSDLYIHRLTALIDQAAKANEEAFGEVASRFADSLQGGGLVHLYGSGHSVLPVQEVFPRYGSYVGFNPLTDPRVMWHNVLGAGGVRELLWLERTEKYAEKFLDHQPLNKGDSIIIFGHSGRNSSGIDTALYARKRGIFVVAVTSKNNLDKPATHSSGKRLADVADLVIDTCSPIEDAIVPVEGWSRPVSGSSTVLAMILAHELIARTAEQLAKRGIELPVFASPTIAGVTLHDTDVIYGVYRERMLEAQKKHLPTFQATMRGE, from the coding sequence GTGTCCGATCTCTACATTCATCGTCTCACCGCGCTCATCGACCAGGCGGCAAAAGCCAATGAGGAGGCCTTCGGCGAGGTCGCCAGCCGCTTCGCCGATTCGCTCCAAGGCGGCGGGCTGGTGCATCTCTATGGTTCTGGCCATTCGGTGCTGCCGGTGCAAGAAGTGTTTCCGCGCTACGGCAGCTATGTCGGCTTCAACCCGCTGACCGACCCAAGGGTAATGTGGCACAATGTGCTCGGCGCCGGCGGCGTGCGCGAGCTGTTGTGGCTGGAGCGGACCGAGAAATACGCCGAGAAATTCCTCGACCACCAGCCGCTGAACAAGGGTGACTCGATCATCATCTTCGGCCACAGCGGCCGTAACTCGTCGGGCATCGATACCGCGCTCTACGCGAGGAAGCGCGGCATCTTCGTCGTCGCGGTGACCAGCAAAAACAATCTCGACAAGCCGGCGACGCATTCGTCGGGCAAGCGCCTGGCCGATGTGGCTGACCTCGTCATCGACACCTGCTCCCCGATCGAGGATGCGATCGTGCCGGTCGAGGGCTGGAGCCGTCCGGTGTCGGGCTCGTCGACGGTGCTTGCCATGATCCTGGCGCATGAGCTGATCGCCCGCACGGCCGAGCAGCTCGCCAAGCGCGGCATCGAACTCCCGGTCTTCGCCTCGCCGACCATCGCTGGCGTGACGCTGCACGACACCGACGTCATTTACGGCGTCTACCGGGAGCGCATGCTGGAAGCGCAGAAGAAGCACCTGCCAACCTTCCAGGCGACGATGCGCGGCGAGTGA